Proteins from a genomic interval of Zingiber officinale cultivar Zhangliang chromosome 2A, Zo_v1.1, whole genome shotgun sequence:
- the LOC122040741 gene encoding sialyltransferase-like protein 1 isoform X2 — MKRSLRLPLIFLIVFAVLSVFSFRAAVQDGLRRERSAEAPPAANASIVRLAAAESGDGELRKDVDDLLDGSFISSARRRGTEARLVSHSDWRREGHIDVLRRQAMRFPQRLRAPKDYMALPDFRRALRDWFRRRRFDPGVMHDLVDLVKRPIDRHRGLSDTGGIENRRYGSCAVVGNSGILLKTSHGGLIDSHDLVIRLNNARVNGYGPHVGTKTDLSFVNSNILHLCARRQGCFCHPYGETVPIVMYICQAVHFLDYAVCNSSHKAPLLVTDLRFDMLCSRIVKYYSLKRFVDTTGTPAEGWAKAHNEKMFHYSSGMQAVMLALGICDRVSVFGFGKSQEAKHHYHTNQKAELDLHDYAAEYALYRDLVEQPQAIPFLTDSGFKLPPVVFYQ; from the coding sequence ATGAAGCGGTCTCTGCGCTTGCCCCTTATCTTTCTGATCGTCTTCGCCGTGCTCTCCGTTTTCAGCTTCCGGGCGGCGGTCCAGGACGGGTTACGCCGCGAGCGGTCGGCCGAGGCCCCGCCGGCGGCCAACGCTTCTATTGTCAGGCTGGCGGCGGCGGAGTCTGGGGATGGGGAGCTGCGGAAGGATGTGGACGATCTTCTTGACGGGTCCTTTATCTCCTCGGCTCGCCGCCGCGGCACCGAGGCACGGCTTGTGAGCCACTCGGACTGGCGGCGCGAGGGCCACATCGATGTGCTGCGGCGTCAGGCGATGCGGTTCCCGCAACGGCTTCGCGCACCTAAAGACTACATGGCGCTGCCCGACTTCCGCCGCGCCCTCCGCGACTGGTTCCGACGCCGCCGGTTCGATCCGGGGGTTATGCACGACCTCGTCGATCTTGTCAAGCGCCCCATCGACCGTCACCGCGGCCTCTCGGACACAGGCGGAATTGAGAATCGGCGGTACGGCTCCTGCGCCGTGGTCGGCAACAGCGGGATTCTCCTCAAGACCAGCCATGGCGGGTTAATCGACAGCCACGACCTCGTGATCCGCCTCAACAACGCCCGCGTCAACGGGTACGGCCCACACGTCGGCACAAAGACCGACCTTTCCTTCGTCAACAGCAACATCCTCCACCTCTGCGCTCGGAGGCAGGGCTGCTTCTGTCACCCTTACGGCGAGACCGTCCCTATCGTGATGTACATCTGCCAAGCCGTCCATTTCCTCGACTACGCCGTCTGCAACTCGTCCCACAAGGCGCCGCTCCTCGTCACGGACCTTCGATTCGACATGCTCTGTTCCCGTATCGTCAAGTACTACTCTTTGAAGAGATTCGTGGACACGACAGGGACGCCGGCGGAGGGGTGGGCGAAGGCCCACAACGAAAAGATGTTCCATTACTCATCCGGAATGCAGGCGGTGATGCTTGCATTGGGGATCTGCGATCGGGTCAGCGTTTTCGGGTTCGGGAAGTCGCAGGAGGCAAAGCACCACTACCACACCAACCAGAAGGCAGAGTTAGACTTGCATGATTACGCGGCCGAGTATGCCCTGTATCGCGACCTGGTTGAGCAGCCGCAGGCAATTCCATTCCTCACAGACTCAGGATTTAAGCTTCCTCCCGTGGTATTCTACCAATGA
- the LOC122040742 gene encoding uncharacterized protein LOC122040742 — MGKRGKKHRESPRHRSGGGGDDNDDSLPSAAYDLPLPTDQQELSDPEEKEDNDDGEGADWSSTALSKFHLYQLSVQSPKGDISYMQKFFLMYVGGRFPLHLQEDFCGTALLSCEWLRSDPRRTAVGVDLDLESLNWCFDNNLGKLGADGYSRISLFHGNVLRPQQSCLVTRQEQDLINDPSLSAQIGSSASANATEGNGSVNQVTSMTSLMEKYALPNRDIVCAFNYSCCCLHKRKDLILYFKHALNVLSKKGGIFVMDLYGGVSSECKLRLQRRISNFTYVWEQEEFDILNRKTRISLHFHLGKQHSIRHAFSYDWRLWSIPEIKDCLEEAGFRSIRVWIRKMPDTLDDHNRQEFNADRDVKYEELSSFQQQDAWNAYIVGVANA; from the exons ATGGGGAAGCGCGGGAAGAAGCACCGCGAATCACCAAGGCACCGAAGCGGCGGCGGCGGAGATGATAACGACGACTCCTTACCCTCCGCCGCTTACGACCTTCCGTTGCCAACCGATCAGCAAGAACTAAGCGATCCGGAAGAAAAAGAAGACAATGATGACGGAGAGGGAGCCGATTGGAGTTCGACTGCTCTCTCCAAATTCCATCTCTATCAGCTCTCTGTTCAG tcgcCAAAGGGGGACATCAGCTACATGCAAAAATTCTTTCTGATGTATGTCGGCGGACGGTTTCCCTTACATTTGCAGGAAGATTTCTGTGGAACCGCACTTTTGAG TTGTGAGTGGCTACGTAGTGACCCTAGACGAACAGCTGTTGGTGTTGATTTGGACCTTGAATCACTTAATTGGTGCTTTGATAATAACTTAGGTAAGCTTGGGGCTGATGGATATTCCAGGATCTCCCTTTTCCATGGTAATGTCTTGCGTCCCCAGCAATCTTGCCTTGTGACACGCCAAGAACAAGATCTCATCAATGATCCATCTTTAAGTGCACAAATTGGTTCGTCAGCAAGTGCGAATGCAACTGAGGGTAATGGCTCTGTTAACCAAGTAACCTCCATGACTTCATTGATGGAAAAATATGCACTGCCCAATAGAGACATTGTCTGTGCATTCAATTACAGCTGTTGCTGCCTCCACAAGCGTAAAGACTTGATTTTGTACTTCAAACACGCTCTGAATGTTCTGTCAAAAAAGGGTGGCATTTTTGTTATGGATTTGTATGGTGGTGTTTCGTCAGAGTGCAAGTTGCGGCTTCAAAGAAGGATTTCTAACTTTACA TATGTTTGGGAGCAAGAAGAATTTGACATACTAAACCGAAAGACAAGAATTAGCCTCCATTTCCATCTCGGAAAGCAGCATAGTATTCGACATGCATTTTCCTACGATTGGCGCTT GTGGTCGATACCAGAAATCAAGGATTGCTTGGAGGAGGCTGGATTCCGTTCCATACGTGTTTGGATTCGCAAAATGCCGGATACATTGGACGATCACAATAGGCAGGAGTTTAACGCAGATAGAGATGTCAAGTATGAAGAACTGTCATCGTTCCAGCAACAAGATGCATGGAATGCTTACATTGTTGGTGTGGCAAACGCTTAG
- the LOC122040743 gene encoding inactive leucine-rich repeat receptor-like serine/threonine-protein kinase At1g60630 → MKATPFATPMCSFYLCFFFFFLCFSTSFAANVPNGGDVAALLTLKNSIDPQGSLPWRRETASGLCGGWNGVKQCNPGGRVTKLVLEFLNLTGTMSRDLLAPLDQLRVLSFKSNSLSGAIPDLSPLVNLKSLYLSENQFSGQIPANLDVLHRLKVIALSGNLLSGPIPVSLVSLPRLYELMLEDNRLTGQIPAFNQPSLRYLNVSGNDLSGEIPATRALSQFNASSFHDNANLCGAQIGVPCTKKLIFPPSSISPGSSLDHVNAFPPFLPPTGSNHSRRRAIAIVAGSVAGALFLSICLALALLWFCNRNRRRPVVETRSVGYESGAGRNKPDEEGGAAVGGSGRGRGDKGGFSWEAEGLGKLVFCGAVGEMYSLEELLRASAETLGRGTVGSTYKAVMESGFIVTVKRLKDASRPPPEEFGRRMEELGRLRHPNLVPLRAYFQAKEERLLVYDYFPNGSLFSLIHGSRPSGSGKPLHWTSCLKIAEDVASGLAFLHQTSPVTVHANLKPANVLLGPDFESCLADYALIPTLLLHDDAFPSSSSAAAASSSSLFYRAPEARRLQSFTPLSDVYSFGVLLLELLTGKAPFQDLLEEPGGDVTRWVRSVRAEERNDSGEEAGGGSSSGNEAATAAAAATAAAAATAAAAATAEEKLTALLNIAAACVAVEAERRPAMREVLRMIREARAEAMVASSNSSDHSPGRWSGTVQSLPREYGSEGFTERD, encoded by the exons ATGAAGGCTACCCCGTTTGCAACTCCAATGTGCAGTTTTTACctgtgtttcttcttcttcttcctctgcttctcgaCCTCGTTTGCCGCCAATGTGCCGAACGGCGGCGACGTTGCCGCGCTCTTGACCTTGAAGAACTCTATAGATCCTCAGGGCTCCCTGCCATGGCGGCGGGAGACCGCATCGGGGCTCTGCGGCGGGTGGAATGGAGTGAAGCAGTGCAACCCTGGCGGTAGAGTGACAAAGCTCGTGCTCGAGTTCCTCAACCTCACCGGGACCATGAGCCGGGACCTCCTTGCTCCTCTCGACCAGCTTCGCGTTCTCAGTTTCAAGTCCAACTCGCTCTCCGGTGCCATTCCCGACCTTTCCCCCCTCGTCAACCTCAAATCTCTCTACCTCAGCGAAAACCAGTTCTCCGGCCAGATTCCAGCCAATCTCGACGTGCTACACCGCCTGAAGGTGATTGCCCTCTCTGGAAATCTCCTTTCTGGCCCAATCCCGGTGTCTCTCGTCAGCCTCCCGCGGTTGTATGAGCTCATGCTCGAGGATAATCGCCTCACGGGGCAAATCCCGGCATTCAACCAACCCAGTCTTCGATACCTCAACGTCTCCGGGAACGACCTCTCCGGCGAGATCCCCGCCACCAGAGCCCTTTCACAGTTCAATGCTTCCTCTTTCCACGACAATGCAAACCTCTGCGGGGCTCAAATTGGGGTTCCCTGCACTAAAAAATTGATCTTTCCGCCGTCTTCCATCAGCCCGGGATCGTCTTTGGATCATGTAAATGCCTTCCCACCTTTCCTGCCTCCCACCGGCAGCAACCACAGCAGGAGGCGGGCCATTGCCATCGTCGCCGGGTCTGTCGCGGGGGCTCTCTTCTTGTCAATTTGCTTGGCCCTCGCGTTGCTTTGGTTCTGCAATAGGAACCGGAGGCGGCCGGTGGTTGAGACCCGATCAGTCGGTTACGAATCAGGTGCTGGCCGCAACAAGCCAGATGAAGAAGGCGGGGCAGCCGTCGGCGGGagtggaagaggaagaggagacaAGGGCGGTTTCTCGTGGGAAGCGGAGGGGCTCGGAAAGCTCGTATTCTGCGGCGCTGTCGGTGAGATGTACAGTCTGGAGGAGCTATTGCGGGCTTCGGCGGAGACGCTGGGGCGGGGGACGGTCGGAAGCACCTACAAGGCGGTGATGGAGTCCGGATTCATCGTGACGGTGAAGCGTCTCAAGGATGCCTCCCGCCCGCCCCCAGAGGAGTTCGGGCGGCGCATGGAGGAGCTCGGCCGTCTGCGCCACCCCAACCTCGTCCCCCTTCGCGCTTACTTCCAGGCCAAAGAGGAGCGTCTCCTCGTCTACGACTACTTCCCCAACGGCAGTCTCTTCTCCCTCATTCATG GGTCGCGGCCATCGGGGAGCGGGAAGCCGCTTCATTGGACGTCGTGTTTGAAGATTGCGGAGGACGTGGCAAGTGGGTTGGCCTTCTTGCACCAGACTAGCCCAGTAACGGTCCATGCGAACCTGAAGCCCGCTAACGTGCTCCTCGGCCCAGATTTCGAGTCTTGCCTTGCGGACTACGCCCTGATCCCGACCCTGCTCCTCCACGACGACGCCTTCCCTTCGTCGTCCTCCGCCGcagccgcctcctcctcctccctcttctACCGCGCCCCCGAGGCACGACGCTTGCAGTCCTTCACCCCGCTCTCCGACGTCTACAGCTTCGGCGTTCTCCTCCTGGAGCTCCTCACCGGGAAGGCGCCCTTCCAGGACCTCCTCGAGGAGCCCGGCGGCGACGTCACTCGCTGGGTCCGATCCGTGCGCGCCGAGGAGCGGAATGACTCCGGGGAGGAGGCCGGCGGGGGATCCTCGTCCGGGAACGAGGCGGCGACGGCGGCGGCTGCGGCGACGGCGGCGGCTGCCGCGACGGCGGCGGCTGCCGCGACGGCGGAGGAGAAGCTGACCGCGCTGCTGAACATCGCGGCGGCGTGCGTGGCGGTGGAGGCGGAGAGGAGGCCGGCGATGCGGGAGGTGCTGCGGATGATACGGGAGGCGAGGGCGGAGGCGATGGTCGCGTCGTCCAACAGCAGCGACCACTCGCCTGGCCGGTGGTCGGGCACGGTGCAGAGCCTGCCGAGGGAGTACGGATCGGAGGGGTTCACGGAGAGGGATTAG
- the LOC122040741 gene encoding sialyltransferase-like protein 1 isoform X1 — MKRSLRLPLIFLIVFAVLSVFSFRAAVQDGLRRERSAEAPPAANASIVRLAAAESGDGELRKDVDDLLDGSFISSARRRGTEARLVSHSDWRREGHIDVLRRQAMRFPQRLRAPKDYMALPDFRRALRDWFRRRRFDPGVMHDLVDLVKRPIDRHRGLSDTGGIENRRYGSCAVVGNSGILLKTSHGGLIDSHDLVIRLNNARVNGYGPHVGTKTDLSFVNSNILHLCARRQGCFCHPYGETVPIVMYICQAVHFLDYAVCNSSHKAPLLVTDLRFDMLCSRIVKYYSLKRFVDTTGTPAEGWAKAHNEKMFHYSSGMQAVMLALGICDRVSVFGFGKSQEAKHHYHTNQKAELDLHDYAAEYALYRDLVEQPQVIEKFSLEDCSLIQSCGYLNENLEFACSFQLKV; from the exons ATGAAGCGGTCTCTGCGCTTGCCCCTTATCTTTCTGATCGTCTTCGCCGTGCTCTCCGTTTTCAGCTTCCGGGCGGCGGTCCAGGACGGGTTACGCCGCGAGCGGTCGGCCGAGGCCCCGCCGGCGGCCAACGCTTCTATTGTCAGGCTGGCGGCGGCGGAGTCTGGGGATGGGGAGCTGCGGAAGGATGTGGACGATCTTCTTGACGGGTCCTTTATCTCCTCGGCTCGCCGCCGCGGCACCGAGGCACGGCTTGTGAGCCACTCGGACTGGCGGCGCGAGGGCCACATCGATGTGCTGCGGCGTCAGGCGATGCGGTTCCCGCAACGGCTTCGCGCACCTAAAGACTACATGGCGCTGCCCGACTTCCGCCGCGCCCTCCGCGACTGGTTCCGACGCCGCCGGTTCGATCCGGGGGTTATGCACGACCTCGTCGATCTTGTCAAGCGCCCCATCGACCGTCACCGCGGCCTCTCGGACACAGGCGGAATTGAGAATCGGCGGTACGGCTCCTGCGCCGTGGTCGGCAACAGCGGGATTCTCCTCAAGACCAGCCATGGCGGGTTAATCGACAGCCACGACCTCGTGATCCGCCTCAACAACGCCCGCGTCAACGGGTACGGCCCACACGTCGGCACAAAGACCGACCTTTCCTTCGTCAACAGCAACATCCTCCACCTCTGCGCTCGGAGGCAGGGCTGCTTCTGTCACCCTTACGGCGAGACCGTCCCTATCGTGATGTACATCTGCCAAGCCGTCCATTTCCTCGACTACGCCGTCTGCAACTCGTCCCACAAGGCGCCGCTCCTCGTCACGGACCTTCGATTCGACATGCTCTGTTCCCGTATCGTCAAGTACTACTCTTTGAAGAGATTCGTGGACACGACAGGGACGCCGGCGGAGGGGTGGGCGAAGGCCCACAACGAAAAGATGTTCCATTACTCATCCGGAATGCAGGCGGTGATGCTTGCATTGGGGATCTGCGATCGGGTCAGCGTTTTCGGGTTCGGGAAGTCGCAGGAGGCAAAGCACCACTACCACACCAACCAGAAGGCAGAGTTAGACTTGCATGATTACGCGGCCGAGTATGCCCTGTATCGCGACCTGGTTGAGCAGCCGCAG GTAATTGAAAAGTTTTCTTTGGAAGATTGTTCCTTGATTCAAAGTTGTGGttatttgaatgaaaatttggaaTTTGCTTGTTCATTTCAGCTGAAAGTATAA